The Phoenix dactylifera cultivar Barhee BC4 chromosome 15, palm_55x_up_171113_PBpolish2nd_filt_p, whole genome shotgun sequence genome contains a region encoding:
- the LOC103704314 gene encoding pentatricopeptide repeat-containing protein At3g49710 has product MSRLSSHLSDLSLSAQRFRHLLKACIAGRDVAAGRALHGLYVKSAVPPSTYFANHLVLLYSKCGQLSLARRSFDEIAQPNVFSYNALLAAYARDYPADVSRCLFLQIPDPDLVSYNTLLSAYAAEGRASEALQLFSNMRRLGSDMDGFTLSSVISSLTVGVDQLHSLAIFSGLDSYVSVNNALISAYSKGGNLDEAKRVFEEMGFSRDGVSWNCMIVAYGQHREGPRALKLFQEMVRRGFEVDMFTLASVLTAFTSVKDLLGGEQFHAQLIKSAFERNSHVGSGLIDLYSKCGRILDARKVFEEVDEPDLVLWNTMISGYSLNDEFSEEGLYCLREMQRAGFRPDDCSFVCAISACSNLSSPSQGKQMHALAIKSEFPNNQVSVNNALIAMYSKCGNFKDAHRLFKRMQECNTVSFNSMIAGYAQHGLGNEALVLFKEMIDSNYDPTSITFISVLSACAHTGRVEEGRDYFNSMNQKYGIEPGEEHYSCMIDLLARAGKFEEAEELTRTMPFDPGSIGWAALLGACRTHGNADLGAKAAEKLLQLEPSNAAAYVMLSNMYASTGRWDEVATVRKLMKDRGVRKKPGCSWIEVEKRIHVFVADDVSHPRIKEIYEFLEEMSRKMKQAGYVPDVRWALARDNVIEGKTRLGHHSEKLAVAFGLISTGEGVPILVVKNLRICGDCHNAIKFISAIVGREITIRDGHRFHCFREGSCSCGDYW; this is encoded by the coding sequence atgagccgactctccTCCCACCTCTCTGACCTCTCACTCTCCGCGCAACGCTTCCGCCACCTCCTAAAGGCCTGCATCGCCGGCCGAGACGTCGCCGCCGGCCGCGCCCTCCACGGCCTCTACGTGAAGTCCGCCGTGCCCCCCTCCACCTATTTCGCCAACCACCTCGTCCTCCTTTACTCCAAATGCGGCCAGCTCTCCCTCGCCCGCCGCTCGTTCGACGAAATCGCCCAGCCAAATGTCTTCTCCTACAACGCTCTCCTCGCCGCCTACGCCCGCGACTACCCCGCCGACGTCTCTCGCTGCCTCTTCCTGCAAATCCCCGATCCCGACCTTGTCTCCTACAATACTCTCCTCTCGGCGTATGCCGCCGAGGGCCGGGCTTCAGAGGCCCTCCAGCTCTTCTCCAACATGCGCCGCCTGGGCTCCGACATGGATGGATTTACTCTCTCCTCTGTTATTTCTTCTCTCACCGTTGGCGTCGACCAGTTGCACTCGCTCGCCATTTTCTCCGGTCTCGATTCTTATGTCTCTGTTAACAATGCTCTGATCAGTGCTTACAGTAAAGGCGGGAACTTGGATGAAGCCAAGCGGGTGTTCGAAGAAATGGGATTTTCTCGAGATGGAGTTTCCTGGAATTGTATGATAGTGGCTTATGGGCAACACAGGGAGGGGCCGAGAGCTCTCAAGTTGTTTCAAGAAATGGTCAGGAGAGGCTTCGAGGTTGACATGTTCACTCTGGCGAGTGTGCTGACCGCGTTCACGAGTGTGAAAGATTTGCTGGGTGGCGAACAATTTCATGCTCAGCTGATTAAGAGTGCGTTCGAGAGAAATTCACATGTGGGCAGTGGACTTATTGATCTGTACTCGAAGTGCGGCAGGATTCTTGATGCGAGGAAGGTGTTTGAAGAGGTAGATGAGCCTGACTTGGTTTTGTGGAATACGATGATATCAGGGTACTCTTTGAATGATGAGTTTTCTGAGGAGGGTCTTTATTGCCTTCGAGAGATGCAGCGAGCTGGGTTTCGCCCCGACGATTGCAGCTTTGTGTGTGCTATCAGTGCTTGCTCGAACTTATCATCGCCATCCCAAGGGAAGCAAATGCATGCATTAGCCATCAAGTCTGAGTTCCCAAACAACCAAGTTTCGGTTAACAATGCATTGATTGCCATGTACTCGAAATGCGGTAACTTCAAAGATGCTCACAGACTGTTCAAGAGGATGCAAGAATGTAACACAGTCTCCTTCAATTCGATGATTGCAGGTTATGCTCAGCATGGGCTAGGAAACGAGGCACTGGTTCTGTTCAAGGAGATGATTGACTCAAACTATGATCCCACAAGCATCACTTTTATTTCAGTACTCTCTGCATGTGCTCACACTGGAAGGGTTGAGGAAGGTCGGGACTATTTCAATTCCATGAATCAAAAGTATGGTATCGAACCAGGTGAAGAGCATTACTCGTGCATGATCGACCTTCTTGCCCGTGCTGGAAAATTTGAGGAAGCTGAGGAGCTGACCAGGACAATGCCTTTCGATCCAGGATCAATTGGATGGGCTGCGTTGCTTGGTGCTTGTAGGACTCATGGGAATGCAGATCTTGGAGCAAAGGCAGCGGAGAAGCTCCTTCAGCTGGAGCCTTCGAATGCGGCTGCCTATGTGATGCTCTCAAACATGTATGCAAGCACAGGGAGATGGGATGAGGTTGCTACAGTTCGGAAACTTATGAAAGATCGAGGGGTTAGGAAGAAGCCTGGTTGTAGTTGGATTGAAGTGGAGAAGAGGATTCATGTGTTTGTGGCGGATGATGTTTCACACCCGAGGATTAAGGAGATTTATGAATTCTTGGAGGAGATGTCAAGGAAGATGAAGCAGGCTGGGTATGTACCAGATGTGAGATGGGCTTTGGCAAGGGATAATGTTATAGAAGGGAAAACAAGGTTGGGCCACCATAGTGAGAAGCTTGCTGTTGCATTTGGGTTAATCAGCACTGGAGAAGGAGTGCCGATACTGGTGGTGAAGAACCTTAGGATATGTGGGGATTGCCACAATGCAATCAAGTTCATTTCTGCAATAGTTGGAAGAGAAATTACTATCAGGGACGGGCATAggtttcattgtttcagggaaGGGAGTTGCTCTTGTGGAGACTACTGGTGA